Proteins from one Candidatus Bathyarchaeota archaeon genomic window:
- a CDS encoding phosphoribosyltransferase family protein: MSTHAEDLKLRLMTIELLRTAKRQHTYRELSAKTGLPVTVLSRYAKGHVLPNLARARQLWKTLRKIVGLEVELHRKIHFNTDGYFDNTEIISDYNILRQAAHYALANFAGRRVTKVLTAAVDGIPLATMVSNQLGINLVIAKWNKEVGVPAFLEETYVLRGSGVTMTLYIPKSAIKRRDSVLIVDDMIKTGETQNALINLVRKAKAELSGIFTLIAIGENWKKGLNLPKGCPVEVVTKVNPPKRS, encoded by the coding sequence ATGAGCACTCACGCAGAAGATTTAAAATTACGCCTAATGACAATTGAGTTGCTTCGAACTGCAAAGCGTCAGCACACTTACCGCGAATTATCAGCTAAAACCGGTTTACCAGTCACCGTTCTCAGTCGATACGCAAAAGGCCATGTTCTGCCAAACTTGGCAAGAGCCCGCCAACTCTGGAAAACCTTAAGGAAAATAGTGGGGTTAGAAGTTGAGCTTCATAGAAAAATACATTTCAACACCGACGGATACTTCGACAACACAGAAATCATAAGCGATTATAACATCTTACGGCAAGCAGCCCATTACGCACTAGCTAATTTCGCTGGAAGACGTGTAACTAAAGTCTTAACAGCAGCGGTAGATGGTATTCCCCTTGCAACTATGGTGTCCAACCAATTAGGCATTAACCTCGTTATTGCTAAGTGGAACAAAGAAGTTGGTGTACCGGCTTTTCTTGAAGAGACATATGTGTTGAGAGGTTCAGGTGTGACTATGACGCTGTATATTCCTAAGAGTGCAATCAAACGAAGAGACAGCGTGCTTATAGTAGATGACATGATAAAAACAGGTGAAACCCAAAACGCACTTATCAATCTCGTTCGCAAAGCTAAAGCGGAGCTTTCTGGAATTTTCACGTTGATAGCCATTGGAGAAAACTGGAAAAAAGGGCTTAACCTGCCTAAAGGTTGCCCTGTAGAGGTTGTTACTAAAGTAAATCCTCCGAAACGCAGTTAA
- the mtnA gene encoding S-methyl-5-thioribose-1-phosphate isomerase, translated as MRTIEWKDGVVTTVDQTKLPNQTVLLKMTSCDEVVKAIKTMQIRGAPLLGVAAAYGLALTAYYSKVGDRGRLIEELSASAQFLKTTRPTAVNLFWAIDRVMEKAKKTDGNAMVVVRAVVEEAQRIAAEDVDVNWRIGEHGSALLDDGDTILTHCNAGSLATVDYGTALGVIRTAWRNGKGIKVIATETRPLLQGARLTVYELLRDSIPVTLITDSMVGYVMAKGLVNKVVVGADRVVKDAVVNKIGTYTIAVIAHEHGVPFYVAAPKSTFDISRLARDVVVEERSTEEVVKFGGVQVAPKGVSAFNPAFDVTPMKYVTAIICEEGPLSPADFQKLSTA; from the coding sequence ATGAGAACGATTGAATGGAAAGATGGTGTTGTGACGACTGTTGATCAGACCAAGCTGCCTAATCAAACAGTACTTTTAAAAATGACAAGTTGCGATGAAGTTGTAAAAGCCATCAAAACCATGCAGATCCGCGGAGCGCCACTTTTGGGAGTAGCAGCTGCCTACGGTCTTGCGTTAACAGCATATTATTCAAAGGTCGGAGATAGAGGAAGGCTTATTGAAGAGCTTAGTGCTTCTGCACAATTTTTAAAAACAACTCGGCCTACTGCCGTGAATTTGTTTTGGGCGATAGACAGAGTAATGGAGAAAGCGAAAAAAACAGACGGGAATGCTATGGTCGTTGTAAGAGCTGTAGTTGAAGAAGCGCAAAGAATAGCCGCGGAAGACGTTGATGTGAATTGGAGAATTGGAGAACACGGTTCTGCGCTCCTAGATGATGGTGACACCATCCTAACGCACTGTAATGCAGGTAGTTTAGCAACGGTGGACTACGGGACGGCACTGGGAGTTATAAGAACAGCTTGGAGAAATGGCAAGGGCATCAAGGTCATTGCGACGGAAACTCGACCTCTGCTTCAAGGTGCACGGTTAACTGTTTACGAGTTGCTTCGCGACAGCATTCCTGTAACTTTGATTACTGATAGTATGGTGGGTTATGTCATGGCTAAAGGATTGGTCAATAAGGTGGTTGTGGGAGCGGATAGGGTAGTGAAGGATGCGGTTGTTAACAAAATTGGCACTTATACGATAGCAGTGATAGCTCACGAGCACGGGGTTCCTTTTTATGTTGCTGCTCCAAAGTCAACGTTTGACATAAGTCGATTGGCAAGAGATGTAGTTGTTGAAGAAAGGAGTACGGAGGAAGTGGTTAAATTTGGTGGTGTGCAGGTTGCTCCGAAAGGGGTGTCTGCCTTTAATCCAGCTTTTGACGTTACGCCTATGAAATATGTTACCGCAATAATCTGTGAAGAAGGGCCCCTTTCTCCAGCTGATTTCCAAAAGCTTTCAACTGCTTGA
- the endA gene encoding tRNA-intron lyase, which yields MKDKKRQVKESRNFEIKKIKGSLSKKGVTVSATGNFENLASRGYGILENRKLTLSFYEALFLQSKGILEIVRKKSRKALDFQELLHHFGHADENVWVKYLIYRDLRSRGYVVREGFGLGMDFRVYERGEYGKATATYLILGIQEGKPISVKHMARVLKHAQSLKKKLVLAVVNRRGEIVYYTLSKLTMKKS from the coding sequence TTGAAGGATAAGAAACGGCAAGTCAAAGAGTCTCGGAATTTTGAAATCAAGAAGATTAAGGGCTCACTTTCAAAAAAAGGTGTTACAGTGTCAGCTACTGGCAATTTTGAAAACCTCGCTTCTCGCGGCTACGGAATACTAGAAAATAGAAAATTAACTTTGAGTTTCTACGAAGCCCTGTTTCTCCAAAGCAAGGGAATACTAGAAATTGTTAGAAAAAAATCGCGTAAGGCTTTAGATTTCCAAGAGCTTCTGCATCATTTTGGGCATGCAGATGAAAATGTTTGGGTGAAATATTTGATTTATCGAGATTTGAGAAGCCGTGGCTACGTGGTGAGGGAGGGATTCGGGTTAGGAATGGATTTTCGAGTTTACGAAAGGGGAGAGTATGGAAAAGCCACAGCCACTTATCTCATTCTCGGGATTCAGGAAGGCAAGCCTATTTCGGTAAAACATATGGCTCGTGTGTTGAAGCATGCTCAAAGCTTGAAAAAGAAGCTGGTTTTGGCGGTTGTGAACCGCCGCGGAGAAATCGTTTATTATACTCTTTCAAAGTTAA